In Paenibacillus sp. G2S3, a single window of DNA contains:
- a CDS encoding TetR/AcrR family transcriptional regulator, whose amino-acid sequence MRISKEAEERRNEILDTAEMLFFTKGYARTTVNDILQEIGIAKGTFYYYFKSKEEVMDAVVMRFIDAGVDAAKIIAADSKLSVHEKLLQIIMAQKPDSERKGQMIEQFHQAENALIHQKSLAETILKLTPVLTEVIEQGIEESLFHCPYPKETMEFLLIASQFLFDEGIFKWQPEEIILKIQSFIYIMETTLGAEKGSFSYVTQMFE is encoded by the coding sequence ATGAGAATTTCCAAAGAAGCGGAAGAACGCAGAAATGAGATATTAGATACAGCAGAAATGCTCTTTTTCACAAAAGGTTATGCGAGAACTACAGTGAATGACATCTTGCAGGAGATCGGGATTGCCAAAGGCACTTTCTACTATTATTTCAAGTCGAAGGAGGAGGTTATGGATGCGGTGGTCATGCGATTCATCGATGCTGGAGTGGATGCTGCCAAGATCATTGCCGCTGATTCAAAGCTCTCCGTGCATGAAAAGCTACTACAAATCATAATGGCGCAGAAGCCTGATTCGGAGAGAAAAGGTCAGATGATCGAACAGTTTCATCAAGCAGAGAATGCGCTAATTCATCAGAAAAGCTTGGCTGAAACTATTTTGAAGCTGACCCCTGTGTTGACTGAGGTGATTGAGCAGGGAATTGAGGAGAGCTTGTTCCATTGTCCATATCCTAAAGAAACGATGGAATTTCTGCTGATTGCCTCACAATTTTTGTTTGATGAAGGGATTTTTAAGTGGCAGCCGGAAGAGATCATTCTCAAAATTCAGAGCTTTATTTATATTATGGAAACTACGTTGGGAGCTGAAAAAGGAAGCTTTTCCTACGTAACGCAAATGTTTGAGTAA
- a CDS encoding ABC transporter permease, translating to MLLQIVKKEFQRNKIITIVLFIFMMLSALLAACASQVIMELSGSLSNLLDQSKAPHFVQMHSGPIDNAGIQKFSSTNPLVKNQQTVEMLRIDGSRIILGNSNKSEEYSVMDIGFVKQNPSFDLLLNLENQVIRVSEGEIAVPIYYKKQNNLNIGDQVTLSNGQLDQKFIVTEFVRDVQMNPAIVSSKRFVVNDADYTALKKNHGEVEYLIEFQITDLSRLSEFRNSYQSADMPGKGPMIDYPLFKTLNALTDGIIAIVIILVSILLMLIATLCLRFTMIATLEEDYREIGVMKAIGISQRDIRNIYLAKYMVMAACASLLGYLLSLGVVRLFTANITLYLGTAPKTMLQPIVPVLAVGVIFGMIVFFCRVILRRFNRVTVVEALRSGTVGELKGNTSRIALSKRKHINVNVFLGLKDVYGRFTMFGLLFLVFVICLFIILVPVNLLNTLQSPRFISYMGVGQSDMRIDLQPSDQIEERFNELITQLNKDADIAKFSPLITSRFKVLGSDGVWENINVETGDFSIFPLTYVNGGTPESGDEIALSDLNAKEWNKRVGDNVLLEVDGASKKLTVSGIYQDITNGGRTAKARLPYDPKSVLWYIVALDVNPNVSVQEKMDQYAKLFYPAKVTHLESYLSQTLGNTIRQLKLVTGLSIAISISISVLITALFLKMLLAKDVSQIAILRSIGFTLEDIRKQYQIRLLLVSGLGIILGTLAANTIGQKFVHLLGSFMGASKIQFVVNPLVAYLILPLFFMLIVALTTVVSTISMKKSNISKLIVE from the coding sequence ATGCTGCTACAAATTGTGAAAAAAGAATTTCAAAGAAATAAAATCATAACGATTGTCTTATTTATTTTTATGATGTTATCGGCGTTGCTTGCTGCTTGTGCTTCTCAAGTCATTATGGAATTGTCCGGTTCTTTAAGTAATTTGCTGGATCAATCAAAAGCTCCCCATTTTGTTCAAATGCATTCTGGTCCAATAGATAACGCAGGTATTCAGAAATTTTCCTCTACAAATCCACTTGTTAAGAATCAACAGACAGTAGAAATGCTAAGGATAGATGGCTCGAGGATTATCTTGGGCAACAGCAATAAGTCGGAAGAGTACAGCGTAATGGATATCGGTTTTGTAAAGCAGAACCCATCGTTTGATTTGCTGCTGAATTTAGAGAATCAAGTGATTAGGGTATCTGAAGGAGAAATCGCAGTTCCTATTTATTATAAAAAGCAGAATAATCTGAACATTGGTGATCAGGTCACCCTTTCCAATGGACAGTTAGATCAAAAATTTATTGTTACAGAATTTGTTCGTGATGTCCAAATGAACCCAGCTATTGTTAGCTCTAAGCGCTTTGTCGTAAATGACGCGGATTATACTGCACTTAAGAAGAACCATGGAGAAGTTGAATATTTAATTGAATTTCAAATCACCGATTTAAGTAGACTTAGCGAGTTCCGGAATTCCTATCAATCCGCAGATATGCCCGGTAAAGGGCCAATGATAGACTATCCTTTGTTTAAAACGCTGAATGCGCTGACAGATGGGATTATTGCTATTGTCATTATTTTGGTTAGCATCCTTCTAATGCTTATTGCTACCTTATGTTTAAGATTCACGATGATCGCCACCTTAGAGGAGGATTATAGAGAGATTGGCGTCATGAAAGCAATTGGGATCTCGCAGCGAGATATTAGAAATATCTATTTGGCAAAATATATGGTTATGGCAGCATGCGCTTCACTGCTAGGATATTTATTATCTTTGGGTGTGGTGCGGTTGTTTACAGCGAATATCACATTGTATTTGGGGACTGCTCCGAAAACGATGCTTCAGCCTATTGTTCCAGTCTTAGCGGTCGGTGTGATCTTCGGGATGATTGTGTTCTTTTGCAGAGTTATTCTTAGAAGGTTTAATCGTGTAACAGTAGTAGAAGCCTTACGGTCAGGGACTGTGGGAGAGTTAAAAGGCAATACAAGTAGAATCGCGTTGAGTAAGCGCAAGCATATAAATGTGAATGTTTTTCTTGGCTTAAAGGATGTTTATGGGCGCTTCACCATGTTCGGATTATTATTCCTCGTATTTGTGATCTGTTTATTTATCATTCTTGTGCCAGTGAATCTATTGAATACCCTTCAGTCCCCTCGTTTTATTTCTTATATGGGTGTAGGTCAGAGTGACATGAGAATAGATTTGCAGCCATCTGATCAAATAGAGGAGCGATTTAATGAACTGATAACACAGCTAAATAAGGATGCCGACATAGCTAAATTCTCGCCATTAATTACTTCGCGATTTAAAGTGCTAGGCAGTGATGGCGTATGGGAGAACATCAATGTTGAAACAGGAGATTTCTCTATTTTTCCGCTCACCTATGTTAACGGAGGAACCCCTGAAAGTGGGGATGAGATTGCCCTATCTGATCTGAATGCCAAGGAATGGAACAAAAGGGTAGGGGATAACGTTCTTTTGGAGGTAGATGGTGCTTCGAAAAAATTGACGGTTAGCGGGATCTACCAAGATATAACGAATGGAGGCCGAACTGCAAAAGCCCGATTACCTTATGATCCGAAGTCCGTTCTCTGGTATATCGTAGCTTTAGATGTGAATCCGAATGTTTCCGTTCAGGAGAAAATGGATCAATACGCAAAGTTATTTTATCCAGCCAAAGTTACTCATCTAGAAAGCTATTTATCACAGACGCTCGGGAATACGATTCGGCAACTGAAGCTGGTCACTGGATTATCTATTGCCATTTCGATATCGATTTCAGTATTGATTACAGCTTTATTTCTAAAAATGCTGCTAGCGAAGGACGTCTCGCAAATCGCAATTTTGAGGAGCATTGGTTTTACGTTAGAAGATATTCGAAAGCAATATCAGATAAGGCTACTTCTGGTTTCAGGTCTCGGAATCATTCTCGGTACCTTAGCAGCTAACACTATCGGACAAAAATTCGTTCATTTACTCGGATCTTTTATGGGGGCATCCAAAATACAATTTGTAGTCAATCCGTTGGTAGCTTATCTAATTCTTCCTCTTTTTTTCATGCTGATTGTGGCACTCACAACTGTAGTAAGCACGATATCGATGAAGAAATCCAATATATCTAAACTGATTGTAGAATGA
- a CDS encoding LacI family DNA-binding transcriptional regulator, with product MKKTTMKDIALRANVSVATVSYVLNRVDNQTIPEKTRNQILLLAEELHYIPNLAARSLANKKTGLVGILVHNSAYMPPWKLYAQFTFIRALEQRLTDAGYHTLLYSLGTDHPSLDIIIERKLEAVFLIDVREESFYSISKHFVEGVPLILIDSLIEDKLFKQVLYNYRSALQTVMPEDLSQVCLIMESFNNSLLTNFIQDSLPLSENAIFNVHNLEELNTILSEGIYKEAIVINEFIGSHVEKSGVFSHLSVLCTCNCPEMLGEDIQKFVFTGNKADTAFELMQELLHRPDYSEQENNRYFID from the coding sequence GTGAAAAAGACTACAATGAAGGACATCGCCCTACGAGCTAATGTCTCCGTTGCAACTGTAAGCTATGTTCTGAACCGCGTAGATAACCAAACCATTCCTGAAAAGACCCGCAATCAAATTTTACTCCTTGCGGAAGAGCTTCATTACATTCCTAATCTGGCAGCCCGTTCGCTTGCCAATAAAAAAACGGGATTAGTAGGCATACTTGTCCATAATTCTGCTTATATGCCACCTTGGAAGCTTTATGCCCAATTCACATTTATTCGTGCTTTGGAACAGCGTTTAACAGATGCCGGATATCATACGTTATTATACTCTCTTGGTACTGACCATCCTTCTCTGGATATCATCATCGAAAGAAAACTCGAAGCCGTCTTTCTGATCGATGTCCGCGAAGAATCCTTCTATTCGATTTCCAAGCATTTTGTAGAAGGTGTTCCCTTAATTTTGATTGACAGCTTGATTGAAGATAAGCTTTTTAAGCAAGTGCTGTACAACTATCGTTCAGCTCTACAAACAGTAATGCCGGAGGATCTTTCACAGGTATGTTTAATTATGGAGAGTTTCAATAACTCCCTCCTCACTAACTTTATCCAAGACAGTCTTCCTTTATCTGAGAATGCGATATTCAATGTTCACAATCTGGAAGAATTGAATACAATCTTATCGGAGGGGATCTACAAAGAAGCCATAGTTATTAATGAGTTTATCGGAAGTCATGTTGAAAAATCCGGGGTATTCTCACATCTTTCTGTTCTTTGTACCTGTAATTGCCCAGAAATGCTTGGTGAAGATATTCAGAAATTCGTATTCACAGGGAATAAAGCAGACACGGCTTTTGAACTGATGCAGGAGTTATTACATCGCCCTGACTACTCCGAGCAAGAGAATAATCGTTATTTTATTGATTAA
- a CDS encoding cysteine-rich CWC family protein has translation MEIKNKQDEQRYCPLCKELNHCGADSGDCWCFHTEIPTELLDRVPIELKGKACICQRCVEAFKKH, from the coding sequence TTGGAAATAAAAAATAAACAAGATGAACAACGGTATTGTCCTTTATGTAAAGAATTAAATCATTGTGGTGCTGACAGTGGTGATTGTTGGTGTTTTCATACGGAAATTCCTACAGAACTACTAGACCGGGTACCTATTGAACTAAAAGGTAAAGCCTGTATCTGTCAAAGATGCGTTGAGGCGTTTAAAAAACATTAA
- a CDS encoding ABC transporter ATP-binding protein produces MFILETKGLTKTFETGQGTPQTVLKDVHLQVTKGEFVAIMGPSGSGKSTLLYTISGMDRMTAGSVVFKGQQISGLSDSQLAELRLHQMGFIFQQMHLLKNLTIRDNIILSAYRAKIVSRRTINNRATELMKKTGISALAERDITQVSGGQLQRAAICRSIINEPDILFGDEPTGALNSKAATEIMEILIDINQAGTTILLATHDAKVAAQAERVLYMLDGSIASEQWLGKFNRINGDLKEREEKLSAWLLKLGF; encoded by the coding sequence ATGTTCATATTAGAGACGAAGGGGTTAACTAAAACTTTTGAAACTGGGCAAGGAACCCCGCAGACGGTATTAAAAGATGTTCATCTACAGGTAACAAAGGGAGAATTCGTAGCTATAATGGGACCTTCTGGCTCAGGGAAATCAACATTGCTCTATACGATCAGCGGTATGGATCGGATGACTGCAGGAAGTGTTGTTTTTAAAGGGCAGCAGATCAGTGGTCTTTCTGATAGCCAATTAGCTGAACTGCGTCTACATCAAATGGGATTTATTTTTCAGCAGATGCATCTTTTAAAAAACCTGACTATTCGGGACAATATCATCTTATCCGCTTATCGGGCTAAAATCGTTAGTCGTAGAACCATCAATAACAGAGCCACTGAGTTAATGAAAAAAACGGGGATCTCCGCACTCGCTGAACGTGATATTACACAAGTGTCGGGTGGACAATTGCAAAGAGCAGCGATCTGCAGGTCAATCATCAATGAGCCTGATATTCTTTTTGGAGATGAGCCTACAGGTGCACTAAACTCTAAAGCTGCTACTGAAATTATGGAGATATTAATAGATATTAATCAAGCGGGTACAACGATTCTACTAGCTACGCACGATGCGAAAGTCGCTGCTCAGGCAGAACGTGTCCTGTATATGCTGGATGGCAGCATAGCCTCTGAGCAATGGCTTGGAAAATTTAATCGTATCAATGGTGACTTAAAAGAGCGGGAAGAGAAGTTATCGGCCTGGTTATTAAAATTGGGATTCTGA
- a CDS encoding GNAT family N-acetyltransferase: MNVVSATMEDIRGWLELAAEVESLFGPMVDDPNFTLALEKNIRRQSAFCVRENNGSPGSRLLGAVLFSSSNAPNYKIGWLSVSAIERNKGVATALLNHILQSVETPAEIFVTTFGEDYPEGQPARGFYQKFSFVPLEDRVPEGPEGGSRQNFKLTIAHKDSI; this comes from the coding sequence ATGAATGTAGTAAGCGCTACTATGGAGGATATAAGAGGGTGGCTAGAGCTGGCGGCAGAGGTGGAGTCCCTTTTTGGACCGATGGTAGATGATCCGAATTTCACACTTGCCTTAGAGAAAAATATCCGCCGACAAAGTGCTTTTTGTGTACGAGAGAATAATGGTTCGCCAGGTTCACGATTACTTGGAGCTGTGTTATTCTCTTCATCCAATGCCCCTAACTACAAGATTGGATGGTTATCTGTTTCAGCCATAGAGAGAAATAAAGGAGTCGCTACTGCCCTACTTAACCATATTCTCCAAAGTGTCGAAACTCCAGCAGAGATATTCGTTACTACATTTGGTGAGGATTATCCAGAGGGTCAACCTGCTAGAGGATTTTACCAGAAGTTTAGTTTTGTTCCTCTGGAGGATAGGGTACCGGAGGGGCCTGAAGGTGGCTCAAGACAAAATTTCAAGCTGACGATTGCTCATAAGGATTCGATATGA
- a CDS encoding aminoglycoside phosphotransferase family protein, with amino-acid sequence MGNLKYNLNFETLCAKYGLGHLKNEPEQVTGGLLHRIYRLQTDKALYAVKALNPQIMQRETAMYNYTLSEKVANMAYQNGINAIPAIVSNDLFMHEVEGQFYLLFPWVEGKALPPGEINLECCKRIGEILAKIHKIDFSTLLNHHPNENLEAVTASTIRWNEYALKAKQDGLGWSSLLFDNLNQINHWEQLVASSAEQLLNHMVISHRDLDQKNVLWDEDHIPIIIDWEAAGPIHPTQELIDVALYWSGFESGSLSKDAFCTLINAYRDHGGEIYANWSNVLNYGFHGKLEWLDYNIRRSLGLESTDDAERDLGTLEVIKSIRGLNDYADFIPNCIEWCNQVY; translated from the coding sequence ATGGGAAATCTGAAGTATAACTTAAATTTTGAAACGCTATGTGCGAAATACGGGTTAGGTCATTTGAAAAATGAACCTGAACAGGTAACAGGAGGTCTTCTGCACAGAATATACCGTCTACAAACGGACAAAGCGCTATATGCAGTGAAAGCTCTAAATCCTCAAATCATGCAGCGGGAAACAGCCATGTACAACTATACTCTTTCTGAAAAAGTTGCGAATATGGCTTATCAAAATGGAATAAATGCAATACCGGCCATCGTATCCAATGATCTTTTTATGCATGAAGTTGAGGGTCAATTCTATTTATTGTTTCCCTGGGTCGAAGGTAAGGCTTTGCCACCAGGAGAAATTAATTTAGAGTGTTGTAAAAGGATTGGGGAAATCCTTGCGAAAATTCATAAGATCGATTTCTCTACACTTCTTAATCATCATCCTAATGAAAATCTTGAAGCAGTAACAGCATCCACTATTCGTTGGAATGAGTATGCTCTAAAAGCAAAACAGGATGGTTTGGGATGGTCTAGCTTGCTATTCGATAACCTGAACCAAATAAATCATTGGGAACAACTTGTAGCATCTTCAGCGGAACAATTATTGAATCATATGGTGATCAGCCATAGGGACTTAGATCAAAAAAATGTATTATGGGATGAGGATCACATACCCATTATTATTGACTGGGAAGCAGCAGGACCTATCCATCCAACACAAGAGCTGATTGACGTAGCCCTTTATTGGTCAGGTTTTGAATCGGGAAGTCTGAGCAAAGATGCTTTCTGCACGCTTATTAATGCATACCGCGATCATGGTGGCGAGATTTATGCAAACTGGTCCAATGTGCTCAACTATGGTTTTCATGGGAAGCTAGAATGGTTAGATTATAATATTAGACGATCACTTGGATTAGAGAGTACGGATGATGCGGAGCGAGACCTTGGAACCCTTGAAGTAATCAAAAGCATTAGAGGATTAAATGACTATGCTGATTTTATTCCTAATTGTATCGAATGGTGTAACCAAGTCTATTAA
- a CDS encoding histidine phosphatase family protein → MKETVLFLTRHGQTEWNLQKRMQGHQNSALTTLGEQQAEWLRERLEGENLGAIYSSTSPRALHTAQILRGNRSLPIQQQASLMEINMGIWEGMNTDQIEQEYPLQFTHFFTRPDLFIPLAPGETYSQLEQRVTPIIERIINDNEGHEVLIVTHRMTLKVIMAHFLNKSLQELGELPDILSTALCKVTLTDNNTTIDLYGDTSHYQ, encoded by the coding sequence ATGAAAGAGACAGTATTATTTCTAACCCGTCACGGGCAGACCGAATGGAATTTGCAGAAAAGAATGCAAGGACATCAAAATTCAGCGTTAACAACCTTGGGCGAACAGCAAGCGGAATGGTTGAGAGAACGTTTGGAAGGTGAGAATTTAGGAGCCATTTATTCTAGTACTAGTCCAAGAGCATTGCATACTGCGCAGATTTTACGAGGAAATCGGAGTTTACCGATTCAACAGCAAGCTTCATTAATGGAAATTAACATGGGCATTTGGGAAGGAATGAACACAGATCAGATTGAACAAGAATATCCTTTACAGTTCACCCATTTTTTCACCAGACCTGATCTTTTTATTCCTCTAGCCCCAGGTGAGACCTATAGTCAGCTTGAACAAAGAGTAACGCCGATTATTGAGCGTATCATTAACGATAATGAAGGACATGAGGTACTTATTGTCACGCATCGGATGACCCTGAAAGTCATTATGGCTCATTTTCTCAATAAATCATTGCAGGAATTAGGGGAACTACCGGATATTCTCTCTACAGCATTGTGTAAAGTAACCCTAACTGACAACAATACAACTATCGATCTGTACGGCGATACTTCACATTATCAATGA
- a CDS encoding polymer-forming cytoskeletal protein, with protein MKLFKMILVAGVSVAVLAGCGANEDKATNSAATSAPAAEQTDAVTTASIVNQADAFTKAVSKDGNWIVAILNDVTIPDEVVVAGEFRNKGAADGDIYRKIALYSQDADHKITATYTLTVPKFTVQSENLKVEGGTIKGDVYVEAKGFTLPETATIDGNLYFASEDLKASAVIDGKVTGTTEVK; from the coding sequence ATGAAACTATTCAAAATGATTTTAGTGGCTGGGGTTTCGGTAGCAGTATTGGCAGGTTGTGGAGCAAATGAGGATAAAGCAACCAATTCGGCGGCAACTTCAGCTCCGGCTGCTGAGCAGACAGATGCTGTAACTACAGCCTCGATCGTGAATCAAGCAGATGCATTTACTAAGGCTGTTAGCAAAGATGGAAACTGGATTGTTGCGATTCTAAATGATGTAACGATTCCTGATGAGGTTGTTGTAGCTGGAGAATTCCGTAATAAAGGAGCCGCAGATGGCGACATTTACCGTAAGATTGCCCTTTACTCGCAAGACGCTGATCACAAGATCACTGCTACTTATACACTAACCGTACCAAAGTTTACAGTACAAAGTGAGAATTTGAAAGTTGAAGGTGGAACGATTAAAGGCGATGTTTATGTAGAAGCGAAAGGTTTTACTTTGCCTGAAACCGCCACTATTGATGGTAACCTCTACTTTGCGAGCGAAGATCTGAAAGCATCTGCTGTTATTGATGGAAAAGTGACTGGAACAACAGAAGTTAAATAA
- a CDS encoding LysR family transcriptional regulator, with amino-acid sequence MNYHVLKLFYYVAITGSVTKASERLHISQPAISAQIRKFERENNIVLLEVIGKRMVLTPIGKKLIEPLEKLFAMGEQVQQMIEDYHKFPAGHIRIAGNYLATSLLIPRWASLYKQSFPEVKIQISTANSHEVMEKLNNFEADVAIYSDMAFPSHHTGVFEHRELYKDEYVFVVSSNHSLAKQEVSFEEVMAEAFIMREEGSAARERIVQLCEERKVQQPKIELQFNGVNEVIQAVIAGYGISFVSALLAKPYLDQGMLAKVEVENVVSKHSIWMSHRKKELQEIYIQSFIKLVTKRLKEEDNLYSIPTHTP; translated from the coding sequence ATGAACTATCATGTATTAAAATTGTTTTATTACGTTGCGATAACAGGGAGTGTGACCAAAGCCTCCGAACGTTTGCACATCAGTCAACCGGCTATCTCCGCGCAGATCCGTAAGTTTGAACGGGAGAATAATATCGTATTACTAGAGGTCATAGGAAAGAGAATGGTGCTAACACCGATTGGGAAAAAACTGATCGAACCACTTGAAAAGTTATTTGCTATGGGTGAACAGGTACAGCAGATGATTGAGGATTATCATAAATTTCCTGCGGGTCATATTCGGATCGCAGGTAATTACCTTGCTACAAGCTTACTCATACCTCGATGGGCGTCATTATACAAACAATCTTTTCCGGAGGTTAAAATTCAGATCTCTACTGCAAATTCTCATGAAGTCATGGAAAAGTTAAATAACTTTGAAGCAGACGTGGCGATTTATAGTGATATGGCGTTTCCTTCTCATCATACAGGGGTGTTCGAACATCGGGAGTTGTACAAGGACGAGTATGTGTTCGTAGTTTCTTCAAATCACTCTTTAGCCAAGCAGGAGGTTAGCTTTGAGGAAGTAATGGCTGAGGCATTTATTATGAGGGAGGAAGGTAGTGCAGCCAGAGAGAGAATTGTACAATTATGTGAAGAAAGAAAGGTACAACAACCGAAAATCGAGCTGCAATTTAATGGAGTAAATGAGGTTATTCAAGCCGTGATTGCCGGTTATGGGATTAGTTTTGTATCTGCGTTGTTAGCAAAGCCTTATCTTGATCAGGGTATGTTAGCCAAGGTCGAAGTGGAAAATGTAGTCTCAAAGCATTCGATATGGATGAGCCACAGAAAGAAAGAGCTTCAAGAAATCTATATCCAGTCATTTATTAAGCTCGTCACGAAACGATTAAAAGAAGAGGATAATTTATACTCGATTCCAACGCATACACCTTAA
- a CDS encoding MFS transporter has product MTMPDPVLDKHASTAVQSYPTLWGNRRFMLLLGSYSISLFGNTFHSIALSLWVLQTTGSAKMIAIITIINLLLSSLLGSIGGTLADRINRRTIMLITDLISCGLAVTLALAISMSSTSFIIVAILTGLTTVSALFQSPAYQASITTVVGKEHVQKAVGILNLSENICRTIGYSAGGIFVASFGATDAILFDGATFFVSFLLVLAVRSLPLPNRVKTGPKEERKFTQDLADGVRYIWRYPFARAIIIMLPTLTLFFMPSLMLTQVMAVNVWNSSPFQFGLMEACIPLGYMMGSSMILFLGSQLKNRGFFIMTGLLCLGPLYLLLSFVTTAALAIPIILLIGFMFSFCTLLINTILRLEVSEDIQGRVFGVLGSIMSVAPSVGLTAVSFLSDHFSPAPVMGSIGVLLLLFAISTLTKLKVIRNYK; this is encoded by the coding sequence ATGACAATGCCAGATCCTGTTTTAGATAAACATGCATCCACTGCCGTTCAATCCTATCCAACCCTTTGGGGAAACCGGAGATTTATGCTACTACTCGGCTCCTATTCCATTTCTTTGTTTGGAAATACCTTTCACAGCATTGCTTTAAGTTTATGGGTACTTCAAACAACCGGAAGCGCTAAAATGATTGCCATTATTACGATCATCAATTTACTGCTCAGTTCTTTACTCGGATCGATAGGAGGCACACTCGCAGACAGAATCAACCGCAGAACCATTATGTTAATCACAGATTTGATAAGCTGCGGTCTAGCAGTTACGCTTGCTTTGGCCATTTCCATGTCTTCTACATCATTCATTATCGTGGCTATATTAACGGGACTTACGACAGTCTCAGCATTATTCCAATCTCCTGCGTATCAAGCTTCTATTACTACTGTTGTTGGCAAAGAACATGTGCAAAAAGCGGTCGGGATTCTGAACTTGTCGGAGAACATCTGTCGGACGATTGGGTATTCGGCTGGAGGTATTTTTGTAGCGAGTTTTGGAGCGACGGATGCCATATTATTTGATGGAGCTACATTTTTTGTTTCCTTTCTATTGGTTCTTGCTGTCCGCTCCCTTCCACTCCCAAACCGAGTGAAGACCGGACCTAAAGAAGAAAGAAAATTTACGCAGGATCTTGCGGATGGCGTTCGTTATATTTGGAGATACCCCTTCGCCCGAGCAATAATCATAATGCTCCCCACGCTCACTTTGTTCTTTATGCCTTCACTAATGCTAACGCAAGTTATGGCCGTCAACGTATGGAATTCTAGTCCCTTTCAGTTTGGACTCATGGAAGCTTGTATTCCACTAGGTTATATGATGGGTTCCAGCATGATCTTGTTTCTCGGCTCCCAATTAAAGAATCGCGGCTTCTTTATCATGACTGGACTGCTATGTCTGGGTCCCTTGTACCTCCTGTTATCGTTCGTCACTACCGCTGCGTTAGCCATTCCCATCATTCTTCTAATTGGCTTTATGTTCTCATTCTGTACATTGCTGATAAATACCATCCTCAGACTGGAAGTTTCGGAGGATATACAAGGTAGAGTCTTCGGTGTACTAGGCTCCATTATGAGTGTGGCACCCTCTGTTGGTCTTACAGCCGTTTCATTCCTATCCGATCACTTCAGTCCAGCCCCTGTCATGGGTTCCATCGGAGTCCTGCTATTATTGTTTGCTATATCAACCTTGACCAAGTTAAAGGTGATTCGTAATTATAAGTAA